Part of the Nomascus leucogenys isolate Asia unplaced genomic scaffold, Asia_NLE_v1 Super-Scaffold_544, whole genome shotgun sequence genome is shown below.
CTGCTCTCTATGCTTTGTTGCCGAGTTACAGATGCTCACAGAGCTTAGGTAATTCATTCAGGTAAGCCCATGCCATACATGGTAGGGTGAGCGATAGCCCAGTGACACCTCACTTCAGACCTGGTGTTTGTCTTCCACATAGCTCTGTCCTTAAGCCAAAAACTTGGACCAATCACATCTCTGCTCCACATTTTAAGAACAggatttaaaaactaataattaaAGGAAAGTCTGACATGAACAAAGGTGATAAATAACTAAAGTTTCTCTTCCTCACTCAACCTAATCAAAATTGTAGAAACGCTGGCTGTGAGAGCTACAAGGAAACCAAGCACATGGGTACAAAAATTTGCAGGATCTGCAGTTCCAAGTGCTGTGACTCAGAGCCCAGGGGCAGGGAGTGACAAGACTCAGCTCTTGTTAGTGCTGTAAGGCTACAGACACACGAATCTATTCACCCAACTATTAGACAGTACATGTGTAATTGTTATCATTTGAGAGGCTAAAAGTATTTATGacataaaaagtattataaagagattaaaaagagGGCAACTCACCGTTATCATGGCTCCCTGGAGTAGAAAAGTAAATTACACAGTCTCTCTcttctattgtttgaaattttaccgtaaaaatgcatacttttataattttcttaaaacacatcAGTCCCCCTCAAAACTGATTTTGTGAATGAGGAGTATGTCCAAACTTGAAAAGGCTGATTGTCACAGCCCAATCTCCGATTCCCAGGACCCAAATTAGTTGACAAGAAAAAGTGGTGCTTTTTCCTCCCCAAGGAACCTTCATGAAATAGTGGTGTTGTCATAAAAATGCCTCCCAGTCTGTGAAGGAACAGGTTAGACCAGGGGTTCACCTGTGGAAGTCTATTCTCCATGTGGAAAAGCAAGTCATCTCCAGCATCTGACTatctgcactccaggctgagagCTGGTGCTAATCCTCTACAACACCCAATGCCATCGTTATCTCTGGCATAGTAAGACTGTGAAGTCAGCACTCATCCCACCCACACTCACCTCCTTCCGCCATTTATGAATATCTCCAATTGCTTTGTCTCCAATCATAAACTTAAGAGGaaagttagattttaaaaagaagcatctACATATCTAAAGTCTTAAATCTGCTGATCTCCACTCTTGGCTCAAAGAGTTATCTTTGAGTTATGATGAGTTATCTTTCTTCTACATTTCTGCAGCCCCGTGCTTGAACTCTTCCTATGACTACCATTAGAATCCATCCTAAATTTATCATTTGACTGTCTGCCCATCTACCTGGCCCTACATGAGCTTCTGGAGAGGAAGAACCAAGACTGGTCCCTCTTGATATCTCATCCACTTCGCCCTCACCTACACTGAAAACATGATACTTGTCCCTTCCTGTAGTATGTGTTCAGAGTTTGCTTACTGAATCTGACAGGTGTGGTGAATCCTAATTCTGAACACACACTGCCAGAACTAACACACCCTTGATCCTTAGTGGATCCGTTATAATTGCATTCAAATGAAGCAGCAGCTAGGAGACATCACGGTGACTTCAGCTCCCAATTGAATTGTCATTGACTTACTTAGCTCCCAATTGATAGTCAACCAAATACAACCCATCCATTGGATTCCTGAACATTTAAgtttaatagctttttttttcttttttagcatttTTCCCTCTAAACATTGAATCTATATCCAGGGGAAATTATCTGGCCCCTGGACTGCCTTGAATGCTCCTGAGTCAAGAGTAACTTGAAGTCTTAAATGTCTATTCTGAAGCCCCTTTTTTTGCACAGGGACAGTCATTGACTAGCAGGAGATGCCAGTCTATTAAATCTATCATCCCAGCATCCCCTTTCTCTGATGAAGTAAAATTAAACACCTTCTTTACTCATAAATTTGGTAGGTTTTAGACAATGATGAAGAATCTGACATGGgccacacacagtggctcataccagtaatcccagcaatttaggagcctgaagcaggaggattgcttgagcccaggagttcacatcTGGGCTCAAAACCATTCTGGGCAGCATAGACtccactttattttctacagaaaacttaaaatttagcCATGTGTGGAGGCATgcatttgtggtcccagctattcaaggggctgaagtgggaggacctcttgagcctGACAGCTCAAGCTGctgtgagctgtaatcatgccactgcactccagcctgcccaacaaagtgagactctgtctctcaaaaagaaaaaaaaaatgaaagaatgagacACGTTTCACTCAAATTATAGCACCCCATCATAGATCAAGGGCCAGGAGGTCAGCTAACCTTGAATGTAGCCCATTTTCCTCCCCTACCTCACTACCAAAAAGCCAGTCCTATTGCCAGATATTGAATATGTCCAGGGCTGGATTTATTTGGTCCCCAGGAGGGTCTTAGACtctcccagcattttaggaagaggaaaaaagcTCCAAAGTAGCAAAGTATGGACAAGTTAGCCCCCAGCCACATGCCCTGAGACTACTCCCCAAAGGGGGCATTCTTGCCCACGCCAGCCCTATCCGTACTCACAACCCAATCCGACCCACACCCAGAGAAGCCCCTGGAGCCCAGAGAGCACCCGGACAGCCACACATCCAAAGGGAGCTCTGCCTCATCATTGGGTTCCTAATTAACTGAGTGAGTGGGTATGTTCTGCATGATGAGAGGCATTGGTATGACGCATCAGGAAACACGTCATGATGTCATCACTGTAACATGACAAGAATTGCAGCCATGGCTGGAACCTGTATAAAGTGACCAAGCACACCTTCCCATCCATTCTCAGCGTGGGGTGAAGCCTGGCAGCTATGAAGATCCATTATCTTCTGTTTGCTTCACTCTTCCTGTTTTTGGTGCCTGTTCCAGTAAGATGGGCTGGGAAATCTAAGGATTGAGCTAATTGAGAATATATATTTCAGAGTCAGTATTTCTCCATCCTTCAGAGTGCTTTAGACCAAGCAGGTTTGTTGTATGGTAACTAGgcatcactatttttttttttcagacaagaatCATTAagaggcctggcgcggtggctcacgcctgtaattccaacactttgggaggctgaggtgggtggaatacgaggtcaggagttcaagaccaggctggccaagatggtgaaaccctgtctttactaaaaatacaaaaattagctgggcacggtggcgggcatctgtaatcccagctactcaggaggctgaggcagagaattgcttgaacctggcaggcggaggttgcaataagccgacatcacaccactgcactctagcctgggcgacagggtgagagtccatctcaaaaaaaaaaaaaaaagaatcattaagAAACTAAATATCTCCCCAAAGCTATCTCTTTCCCCACCTCTTCAAGGGAAGATTGTTATACCTGCTGATGAGACATGAATCagacataaaattttaatacagCAGGGAAGATTGATTTACTCTGAGAATAGAAGCACAGGCTCCTGTTTTACTAAGTGCAGTGGTTGGAGGTGGAGGGTTTGGGCTGCCTCTGAGGACACCACAGCCTCAGCAACCCCACTGTTCCTGCGGCAGTCACAGGGTCACGCTTCTTCCCCTGTGCCACTGTGGGTCCACAGCTGAGCTGCAGCCTTAGAAACATTGTCTATGGGTTTTTTAGTCATACCTTTATTTTCCTCCTGAttttatagaaaaaggaaaaagaaacaaaagaatacaaGAAAAGCAACAGATGAGTTATTTGAGGAATTCCAGAAGCCTTGTACATGTACCAAAAGCCTTCCTAAAACTTTTCCATGTGTGCTATTTTGTCATTTCAGGTCATGGAGGACTCATGAACACATTACAGAAATATTATTGCAGAGTCAGAGGCGGCTGGTGTGCTGTGCTCAGCTGCCTTCCAAAGGAGGAACAGATTGGCAAGTACTCGATGTGTGGCTGAAAATGCtgctgaagaaagaaataaaaactctgaaaCATGATGAGATTGTTGTAAAGTGTGGAAATGCCttcttaaaagtttataaaagtaaaatcgaattaaaatttttttttcaaagaaaactggaagcttgattttttttttaatctggttaTTTTGGTAGTTGTTTCCAAACAGGCAACTTAGAAAGTCTTAAGGACTCACCTTTCATTCAAAGAAAGTAGAACCTCTGAAGAAATCTATAAGGGAGCCCGACCTTATTATCTAAGGGTTACCAGGTTCTATTCCTCCTTTGTGAACGTTATGCCCCAGTGAAGTTGGACTCTTCACTCTCTTGAAATACGCCCTTTGCTTTCATGTCACCCAAGCCTTGGGCCTTTTCAGTCCCTCTACCCCAAATGGCATCTCTCCACCAAATATATCTCTAAGGTTTTCATGCATCCCTCAGGGATTATCCCAGTTCCTTCCAAAAACTTTGTCTTCAGAGAAATGAAACTGGCTCTACCTCAGATATTCACTTTGCTTTCTCTCACCCATGCCTCTGCTCTGGTTGACCTTATGTCTGCCTCACTCCTCTAACTTCATCTTTAAACTTTaagctgtccttcagggatggtctcacattttatttccgtCTTAAAAACACAGGTGATTTCCCAAATGCTTACAGTCTTTCCTCTGGTTCACCACAGTGTTCTGACTTGAGTCCTCCCTCTACAGCCCTTGCTTGGTTTTTACATTGTGTACAGTGACATATTGCCAATCTCCATATTAGATTTTGTGAGCCTTAAAAGCAAGGAGCTTGTCTTAATTCTTCCTGGACTGCTTGTAAAGTGCCCTGAGCATGAAGGCTGCTCAACAAGAATTTATTGAATTGAAGTACATTAAAATGATTTGATTGAAGTATCTTTAATCATTCAAATGATTTAGAGGTACTATCTAGTACTCTCTCAACGTTGATGTGGAAGGATTCCAGCAGATGGAGTGCGTGGTCCTTCAAACCTGACACCAGACCCCAGTCATGGCGCTATGTATGGAGAAAAGACAATAAACAAGGCTGTTAGGAAGAAAGGCTCAAGGACCCAAAAAGATGAGACTGCTCCTCACTTTCCATCCAAAATGGATTCACTGCTATGGGAATCTCCTTCTGACAGTAGACAAAAGGGAACCTGTCAAGAGGTATGACAGCTGTGTTCAGACCAATGAACAGTGCAACAGACCAATGAAGTAAGACTTTTGATTGCCCCCAGCTCACTACAGCAGCAGGGTCCAGACCACAGCACAAAGAGGAAGACTCAAACGTAGTCCAGCAATCCTGAGGCATTGAAGAGACTGAAATCAAACTTCCCAAAGCACAAGACATCCCCACTTCCAGGGCAGAGTAGCAGAGAGAGGGTACCTAGAAGGAAGCAAGGCCCTCAAGTGTTGGCAGTGGGGGCAGGGACACATGGTAAATCTTCAGTCCTGGGCTGTGTTTTCATGTGAGCACCCTTGGGGTAAGACTTCACAAGGCCAGAGgcaaacaaaaacacccaaaaGGGATTGGATAACAATTTGAGGAGCACTAAAGTCTGGAAAtgttttcattcccaccagcaaagtGCAGAGACTGCAGAGTCCTTGGGCAACTACCACATTAGTAGTGGTGCTATTTGGCTCTAGATTAAATTGTTCTGCAACTACTCtaacaaatttttttctaaaccatTCTTGAAAGGACCAGACTGatttataagaaacttaaatgtgGGACAGAATAAAGGCTAACATTCTTCAGGGAAAAACAACGAAATCTATCACTCAACAATTTGTGCTTTATAACTCACCGAATccagtaaaaaattagctgctaTGCAGGAAAATATGGTCATAACCAAGAGAAAAATCATTCAGTAAAAACAGATCCAAAAATGACAAGGATACTAGGATCagcaaaaaaagatataaatgagctattataaatgttataaatgtgTCCAAGGTTGAAGAGAAAAACTGTTCATGATGAGTGAGagatataaagaaacaaatggaatttccagagattaaaaataaacatctgaGTAAAAGAAACTATGAATTGGATTGTGGcatatattccaaaataaatatcAGTAAACCCGAGTTTATATTACTACAAATGAGTGAAGAAATAAcgcaaagagaggagaaaaaggctGGAAAATAATAAGCAGCGACCTGTGCAGAAACAGCAAGCAATCTAGCAACTATGTGTGTTTagacggccaggtgcggtggctcaagcctgtaatcccagcactttgagaggctgaggagggtggatcacaaggtcaggagttgaagaccagcctggccaatatggtgaaaccccatctctactaaaaatacaaaaattagctgggtgtgtatcatgcacctctaatcccagctactctgggagctgaagcaggagaatctattaaaccagggaggcagaggttgcagagagccgagatcatgccactgcactccagcctgggcgacagaacaagactccgtctcgaataaaaaaaaaaaagttttgggaGAGAGGATAGAGCTAAGGAAGGAATGGCCTATTGTTTCCCAAATTTGGTGAGTCTATAAACACACAAATTTACCACAAAAAGACATCCAAGCTGaacaaacaagaagaaaaccacataaaacatatcataatcaaattattctaaatcagtaataaaaagaaaattttgaaagcagtctgaggacgggcacagtggcttatgcctgtaatcccagcattttgggaggccaaggcgggtggatcacctgaggtcaggagtttgagaccagcctggccaacatggtgaaaccctgtctctactaagaaataatacaaaaattagtcaggcatggtggcacgcacctataatcctagctactcgagaggctgaggcaggagaatctcttgaacccaggaggtggagatggcagtgagccaagatcaccctattgcactccagcctaagcaacagagagagactccatctcaaaaacaaaaataaaactaaaaagcagcCTGAAAGGAGACATATGACTTACAGAAGAACGAACCATAAGTGATATCTTAAACTgccgaaagaaaaaaaagttatcttaGAAATCCGTCCCAGCAAAAGTATATTTCTAAAAAAAGGGTAAACACATAATCAAATAATAAGTAAAGGCATTTTCCAGTAACAACAATAAAAGCTAAGAGAATTCCTCACCACCAAGTTCGTagtataaaatgcaaaaatgatttttttggcAGAAAGGGAAGATGCCAGTTAGAAATGTAATTCCACATGATGAAAAGAAAGTGCTGTGAACATTCTAGAAGCTCCTTAGAGAGATTGCCAGTTAagtaaaaaacaagacccaactacaTGCTGTCTATAAAAACCCACTTTATATATAAACAGTAAGATCAAACTTCgagtaaaaataaaaggatggaaagagACATAGTATGAaaacattactataaagaaaataggaTTGGCTATATTGGCTCATTGACTTAAATTAGGGTAGATTTTAGAGCAAGGGGTATTATCAGTAAAACGGAGAGATATTTTTCCTAGTGATAAAGTGGTTACATCACCAAGAacagatattaattttaaatcaGTGTGTACCTAATAACagaattttgaaattcttaaagaaaaatcaatagacattaaagaaatagacaaattaacAATTACATTTAGACAAACAAACACTTCTCTTCctgtaatagatttttttaaagcagacaaAATACTAGTAAAGGTAGAGACAACTTGAACAACGCAATCATCCAGCACAACCTATTTGAGATTTATACAACCTTCTATCAAATAACAGCagaatgcattaaaatattaccCAATAGAGCTCATACTGACCTATGAAATGTCTCAAAAATCAACatagtttaaaattaaacaaaagacaGTGTCTATCTACAGTGGAATTTACAAAGCTATCAATACAGAAAGTCATCTGGAAAAATCTCCATATATTGGGACATCAATGAACATGTTTCTAAATGGTCAAAGGAGAAATCACAAGATACGTTAGAAAATATGTTGAACTGATAGAAAATGAAACCATAACATAACCAAATTTGCGGAAGTAACACTAAAGTGGCTCTTGGAgacaaatttataattaaatgctATTATGATAGCAGAAAAGCTCACAAATAGACAATTTAAGGTTCCACTGTAAGAAACGGTAAGGGAAAAGGGAACTAAacccaaagtaaaataaataagaaaaagaaaaaaaaaagagaaaaagaaaaagtgaataaaaagaaactgaacacaaaaagcattaaaaataaataaataaaagctgattCCTTGAGAGGATCCATACAATTGTGAGAACTCTCAATAGGTTCATTAAGGGGCAAAGAAATGACAAGAAGTCTCAGGTGCACACCTAGGCTTCAGGCAGGCAGGAAACTGAGATTAGATCTGCGTTTTACGGTCATATAGACGAGCCGCCACGAGGTGGCAGTAACTGCAAGCTCATTCCCTCACCTCCTGCAAGGCCAGGCCAGGCTCTCAACTCACCACTCAGCTCAGAAGATGGGTGAGAATGACAGTAGCTCCATGGACTCTGGCCTTAGACAGAGCATTACTGTACCTTTGGGGttgtaggaagaggaagaggggaggtTATCAGGACACCATTTGGCGGTGGTTAGGAACATGGGCTTTGAAGAGAGAGggattttatttcaaattgcATCGCTGTCACTTAGTAGCCAGGTGACCTTGAATATGTCCTCTAATCTTTCTTGGCCCACGGACCTGCCTCTGTAAGCTTGAGTAATACCCCCCTGGCAGGTTTGTTtctggggattaaatgagataacttgTATAAAAAGGGCCACGGCAGGGCTGGCTGCAAAATTCCCAAGGCTCAGTGCAAAATGGAAATGCAGGGCACCTTGTTCAAAGAGCAGCAGAAGAAAGTGTCATGAAAGGCAGGAGGATATTCAGCTTTCTCAAGccaatattttccattattttaaaaatgtaatagagaTAGTAGTTGTACAGGAATAATGACAGAGTCATACAAATCTCTCCACAAAATGAGTGTCATGtttataatagaataaataataatgtcTTACTAATGGGATATGTGGGTGAATCACACAATTTTTCTGGCCCACTGGTCtgtcaattaatttattttatcatcaAACTTTATACCTGCTgcaacttcattttttcttttgagaagactCTGCTGAAGCAAATGTTTCTGGAATATTTTCTAAGCTGTGACAATATAGGATGAATTATTTTGACATACGaacaaattttaatatatctGGAGCTAGTGattcttttacaattttttgtttgtttcttttttttttgtttgtttgagatggaagctccctctatctcccaggctgcagtgcagtggtgcaatcttggcttactgcaacctctgcctcccaggctcaagcgattctcctgcctcagccacctgaatagctggaatcacaggcatgtgccaccacacccggctaatttttgtatttttagtagagatggggtttcgccatgttgtccatgctggtctcgaactcctgaactcacgtgatttgccctcctcggcctcccaaagtgctgggattacaggggtgagccaccataaaatggattcttttaaaatggtttaaacAAACCATTTTCATGTAAGtttgaactgaattttaaatgtgAACTTATCCAATGGAATTTTGACGCCTCTTCATATATTTCCTGTAATTTGCAGAGGCCTACGCCAGACCCAAAGTGGCATCATAATTTGTAGTTTATTGAAAATGCCTGCTTATGCATTCCATTTCTGTATCTttaataacaagaagaaaaactatttaaaaattgccCTCCTTGTTAAGGTTTGATTCATCTGAAAGTTTATATAAAAGTAGCGCTCTTCTCTGTAGAACATGATTATCTTTAgacatttaatttccatttttgagGCCATGATAACTCCTTGAAGAATTCTAAACTCTCTGAGGAGCTCTAACTCCCTGGCCTACTTTATTGCAATGTCCGTATGCCCATTTAATCTTGCAATAATTTACTGATAGTTTGCTGCCTGAGCATCTACGGTTCCTGTCCCAGTGCTCAGGCAAGGAGGTTAATATCTGTGCAGAAGCTCCAAGAGTGACTCTGGGGATGAACAGGCCCAGAGGTGTCGGTGCCACCCCAACACAGAGACCCTCTTTTGACCCCAGGGCTGAGAACACTGCAGCTGCTGCCCCTGCCACCTCCCGTCCCAGCCCCCAGGTGTCTGGGCTGCTCCAGGGATGTGCGTGCTAAGGGCAGCTAGACCAGCTATCTCCAGTCATGTGCCCGTGGTGCCTCAAGGCCTGTTCCTGTCCACCTTGTGTCCCAGTGTATCCATTCTGCCCGTGCACAGGCTCCACTGTCTCACAGGACTGCACTTAAAAAacataggttcaaataaaaaattattc
Proteins encoded:
- the LOC115833672 gene encoding beta-defensin 103-like — translated: MKIHYLLFASLFLFLVPVPGHGGLMNTLQKYYCRVRGGWCAVLSCLPKEEQIGKYSMCG